From a region of the Mercurialis annua linkage group LG1-X, ddMerAnnu1.2, whole genome shotgun sequence genome:
- the LOC126665019 gene encoding uncharacterized protein LOC126665019 isoform X5: protein MMHSSVGTGALAYAVGSKVMDMRTSSKDDRKLEAKVEHRRASADTTEKLERYSDWNNSCTETSHACDRESSSDSGELVSMRGSVESAAYDYSCFLPTSIPYSGSPEGGGESLGSRYVAGSYLNFPSLPVTDLFNRGGEDTEDGVMHDIEPSTLPELRFRDDKMHSFQINNNIGLIVDSNGSPSNYVSHHISEIEIVHHDDHEPIIRSNSQCYKKEVVNRLRISDAPETPMSKVTSQEGATGEDRVTEWLWTLHRIAVDVVRTDSHLEFYEDKKNLARMSDILAVYAWIDPATGYCQGMSDLLSPFVLLFEDDADAFWCFEMLLRRTRENFQMEGPTGVMKQLQALWHILEFTDKEMFTHLSRIGAESLHFAFRMLMVLFRRELSFDEALQMWEMMWAADFDETLACDLMENCLEALVLPLPRNSVLEMEKESMENSNGSSNDSSQIKDGNIEHPVSENAAIKSGSAYPLCGLTRGFWSRSEPMQISAAVSSTKNGDDELPVFCVAAILIMNRQKIIRETRSIDDMIKIFNDKLLKIHVRRCTRLAVKLRKKYFYKLIRNRSPSSQNGD from the exons ATGATGCATTCAAGTGTAGGAACTGGTGCCCTTGCATATGCTGTGGGATCCAAAGTTATGGATATGAGAACATCATCCAAGGATGACAGAAAATTGGAAGCTAAAGTCGAACATAGACGTGCTTCTGCTGATACTACTGAGAAATTAGAGAGATATAGTGATTGGAATAATAGCTGTACAGAAACATCACATGCATGTGATAGAGAGAGTTCCAGTGATTCTGGTGAGCTTGTCAGTATGAGGGGAAGTGTGGAAAGTGCAGCATATGATTATTCTTGTTTTTTACCTACTTCTATCCCATATAGTGGTTCCCCTGAAGGAGGGGGTGAATCTCTTGGATCGCGATATGTAGCAGGGAGTTATTTAAATTTTCCTTCTTTACCTGTTACAGATTTATTTAATCGGGGAGGAGAAGATACAGAGGATGGTGTTATGCATGATATTGAACCTTCAACACTACCAGAATTGAGATTTAGAGACGATAAAATGCACAGTTTTCAAATTAATAACAACATAGGTTTAATTGTCGATTCCAATGGTTCACCATCTAACTATGTTTCTCATCACATCTCTGAAATTGAAATAGTTCATCACGATGATCATGAACCTATAATACGGTCAAATAGTCAGTGTTACAAAAAAGAAGTAGTGAACAGATTGAGAATATCTGATGCTCCAGAAACACCCATGTCAAAGGTAACATCTCAAGAAGGGGCTACTGGAGAAGACAGAGTAACTGAATGGCTTTGGACATTGCATCGGATAG CTGTTGATGTGGTACGAACAGATAGTCATCTTGAATTCTACGAGGATAAGAAGAATTTAGCTAGGATGTCTGATATCCTTGCTGTCTATGCGTGGATTGATCCTGCCACTGGTTACTGTCAAG GTATGAGCGATTTGCTATCTCCTTTTGTCCTTCTCTTTGAGGATGATGCTGATGCATTTTGGTGCTTTGAGATGCTTCTTAGGAGGACG CGTGAAAATTTTCAGATGGAAGGACCAACTGGAGTGATGAAGCAGTTGCAAGCATTGTGGCATATCTTGGAATTCACAGATAAGGAAATGTTTACACATTTGTCACGTATAGGTGCTGAAAGCCTGCATTTTGCATTTCGAATGCTAATGGTTCTTTTCCGACGGGAGTTATCTTTTGATGAGGCTCTTCAGATGTGGGAG ATGATGTGGGCTGCTGATTTTGATGAAACCTTGGCCTGTGATTTAATGGAGAACTGCCTGGAGGCACTGGTACTACCTCTTCCGAGAAATTCTGTACTGGAAATGGAAAAAGAAAGCATGGAAAATAGTAATGGTAGCTCAAATGACAGCTCACAAATAAAGGATGGAAACATTGAGCACCCTGTGTCTGAGAATGCTGCAATAAAGTCAGGCTCAGCTTATCCTTTATGTGGTTTGACAAGGGGGTTTTGGTCAAGAAGTGAACCCATGCAGATAAGTGCTGCAGTCTCATCAACTAAGAACGGGGATGATGAATTACCTGTCTTCTGTGTGGCAGCAATTCTTATTATGAACCGTCAGAAAATCATTCGAGAAACTCGCTCAATTGACGATATGATTAAG ATTTTCAATGATAAATTGCTGAAGATTCATGTCAGAAGATGCACCCGCTTGGCTGTCAAGCTTCGAAAGAAGTATTTTTACAAG CTGATTAGAAACAGGAGTCCTTCATCTCAGAATGGTGACTAG
- the LOC126665019 gene encoding uncharacterized protein LOC126665019 isoform X1: MSCGGGGGGGGGRGEEKQWNCRKPGSVNLQRVGSIVRDIGDPCLAQSTIKVSRMLKPDKWQTTFDSDGKVSGFHKALKLIVLGGVDPAIRPEVWEFLLGCYALGSTAEYRRQLRTSRRERYKDLIQQCQMMHSSVGTGALAYAVGSKVMDMRTSSKDDRKLEAKVEHRRASADTTEKLERYSDWNNSCTETSHACDRESSSDSGELVSMRGSVESAAYDYSCFLPTSIPYSGSPEGGGESLGSRYVAGSYLNFPSLPVTDLFNRGGEDTEDGVMHDIEPSTLPELRFRDDKMHSFQINNNIGLIVDSNGSPSNYVSHHISEIEIVHHDDHEPIIRSNSQCYKKEVVNRLRISDAPETPMSKVTSQEGATGEDRVTEWLWTLHRIAVDVVRTDSHLEFYEDKKNLARMSDILAVYAWIDPATGYCQGMSDLLSPFVLLFEDDADAFWCFEMLLRRTRENFQMEGPTGVMKQLQALWHILEFTDKEMFTHLSRIGAESLHFAFRMLMVLFRRELSFDEALQMWEMMWAADFDETLACDLMENCLEALVLPLPRNSVLEMEKESMENSNGSSNDSSQIKDGNIEHPVSENAAIKSGSAYPLCGLTRGFWSRSEPMQISAAVSSTKNGDDELPVFCVAAILIMNRQKIIRETRSIDDMIKIFNDKLLKIHVRRCTRLAVKLRKKYFYKLIRNRSPSSQNGD; encoded by the exons ATGTCTTGtggtggaggaggaggaggaggaggaggaagagGAGAGGAGAAGCAATGGAATTGTAGAAAACCGGGATCAGTCAATTTGCAACGAGTTGGTTCAATTGTTCGCGATATTGGAGACCCTTGTTTAGCTCAATCCACTATAAAG GTAAGCAGAATGCTTAAACCAGACAAGTGGCAAACAACTTTTGATAGTGATGGGAAAGTTTCTGGTTTTCATAAAGCACTCAAGTTGATTGTTTTAGGG GGTGTGGATCCAGCTATTAGGCCAGAAGTTTGGGAATTTCTACTTGGTTGTTATGCTCTGGGAAGCACTGCTGAGTATCGGAGGCAGCTGAGGACATCCCGGAG AGAGCGCTACAAGGATCTGATACAACAGTGCCAAATGATGCATTCAAGTGTAGGAACTGGTGCCCTTGCATATGCTGTGGGATCCAAAGTTATGGATATGAGAACATCATCCAAGGATGACAGAAAATTGGAAGCTAAAGTCGAACATAGACGTGCTTCTGCTGATACTACTGAGAAATTAGAGAGATATAGTGATTGGAATAATAGCTGTACAGAAACATCACATGCATGTGATAGAGAGAGTTCCAGTGATTCTGGTGAGCTTGTCAGTATGAGGGGAAGTGTGGAAAGTGCAGCATATGATTATTCTTGTTTTTTACCTACTTCTATCCCATATAGTGGTTCCCCTGAAGGAGGGGGTGAATCTCTTGGATCGCGATATGTAGCAGGGAGTTATTTAAATTTTCCTTCTTTACCTGTTACAGATTTATTTAATCGGGGAGGAGAAGATACAGAGGATGGTGTTATGCATGATATTGAACCTTCAACACTACCAGAATTGAGATTTAGAGACGATAAAATGCACAGTTTTCAAATTAATAACAACATAGGTTTAATTGTCGATTCCAATGGTTCACCATCTAACTATGTTTCTCATCACATCTCTGAAATTGAAATAGTTCATCACGATGATCATGAACCTATAATACGGTCAAATAGTCAGTGTTACAAAAAAGAAGTAGTGAACAGATTGAGAATATCTGATGCTCCAGAAACACCCATGTCAAAGGTAACATCTCAAGAAGGGGCTACTGGAGAAGACAGAGTAACTGAATGGCTTTGGACATTGCATCGGATAG CTGTTGATGTGGTACGAACAGATAGTCATCTTGAATTCTACGAGGATAAGAAGAATTTAGCTAGGATGTCTGATATCCTTGCTGTCTATGCGTGGATTGATCCTGCCACTGGTTACTGTCAAG GTATGAGCGATTTGCTATCTCCTTTTGTCCTTCTCTTTGAGGATGATGCTGATGCATTTTGGTGCTTTGAGATGCTTCTTAGGAGGACG CGTGAAAATTTTCAGATGGAAGGACCAACTGGAGTGATGAAGCAGTTGCAAGCATTGTGGCATATCTTGGAATTCACAGATAAGGAAATGTTTACACATTTGTCACGTATAGGTGCTGAAAGCCTGCATTTTGCATTTCGAATGCTAATGGTTCTTTTCCGACGGGAGTTATCTTTTGATGAGGCTCTTCAGATGTGGGAG ATGATGTGGGCTGCTGATTTTGATGAAACCTTGGCCTGTGATTTAATGGAGAACTGCCTGGAGGCACTGGTACTACCTCTTCCGAGAAATTCTGTACTGGAAATGGAAAAAGAAAGCATGGAAAATAGTAATGGTAGCTCAAATGACAGCTCACAAATAAAGGATGGAAACATTGAGCACCCTGTGTCTGAGAATGCTGCAATAAAGTCAGGCTCAGCTTATCCTTTATGTGGTTTGACAAGGGGGTTTTGGTCAAGAAGTGAACCCATGCAGATAAGTGCTGCAGTCTCATCAACTAAGAACGGGGATGATGAATTACCTGTCTTCTGTGTGGCAGCAATTCTTATTATGAACCGTCAGAAAATCATTCGAGAAACTCGCTCAATTGACGATATGATTAAG ATTTTCAATGATAAATTGCTGAAGATTCATGTCAGAAGATGCACCCGCTTGGCTGTCAAGCTTCGAAAGAAGTATTTTTACAAG CTGATTAGAAACAGGAGTCCTTCATCTCAGAATGGTGACTAG
- the LOC126665019 gene encoding uncharacterized protein LOC126665019 isoform X2 encodes MAMEEKKEAPPLTIFKDLNFLLQVSRMLKPDKWQTTFDSDGKVSGFHKALKLIVLGGVDPAIRPEVWEFLLGCYALGSTAEYRRQLRTSRRERYKDLIQQCQMMHSSVGTGALAYAVGSKVMDMRTSSKDDRKLEAKVEHRRASADTTEKLERYSDWNNSCTETSHACDRESSSDSGELVSMRGSVESAAYDYSCFLPTSIPYSGSPEGGGESLGSRYVAGSYLNFPSLPVTDLFNRGGEDTEDGVMHDIEPSTLPELRFRDDKMHSFQINNNIGLIVDSNGSPSNYVSHHISEIEIVHHDDHEPIIRSNSQCYKKEVVNRLRISDAPETPMSKVTSQEGATGEDRVTEWLWTLHRIAVDVVRTDSHLEFYEDKKNLARMSDILAVYAWIDPATGYCQGMSDLLSPFVLLFEDDADAFWCFEMLLRRTRENFQMEGPTGVMKQLQALWHILEFTDKEMFTHLSRIGAESLHFAFRMLMVLFRRELSFDEALQMWEMMWAADFDETLACDLMENCLEALVLPLPRNSVLEMEKESMENSNGSSNDSSQIKDGNIEHPVSENAAIKSGSAYPLCGLTRGFWSRSEPMQISAAVSSTKNGDDELPVFCVAAILIMNRQKIIRETRSIDDMIKIFNDKLLKIHVRRCTRLAVKLRKKYFYKLIRNRSPSSQNGD; translated from the exons ATGGCGATGGAGGAGAAGAAGGAAGCTCCTCCTCTCACCATTTTCAAAGATCTCAATTTTCTTCTTCAG GTAAGCAGAATGCTTAAACCAGACAAGTGGCAAACAACTTTTGATAGTGATGGGAAAGTTTCTGGTTTTCATAAAGCACTCAAGTTGATTGTTTTAGGG GGTGTGGATCCAGCTATTAGGCCAGAAGTTTGGGAATTTCTACTTGGTTGTTATGCTCTGGGAAGCACTGCTGAGTATCGGAGGCAGCTGAGGACATCCCGGAG AGAGCGCTACAAGGATCTGATACAACAGTGCCAAATGATGCATTCAAGTGTAGGAACTGGTGCCCTTGCATATGCTGTGGGATCCAAAGTTATGGATATGAGAACATCATCCAAGGATGACAGAAAATTGGAAGCTAAAGTCGAACATAGACGTGCTTCTGCTGATACTACTGAGAAATTAGAGAGATATAGTGATTGGAATAATAGCTGTACAGAAACATCACATGCATGTGATAGAGAGAGTTCCAGTGATTCTGGTGAGCTTGTCAGTATGAGGGGAAGTGTGGAAAGTGCAGCATATGATTATTCTTGTTTTTTACCTACTTCTATCCCATATAGTGGTTCCCCTGAAGGAGGGGGTGAATCTCTTGGATCGCGATATGTAGCAGGGAGTTATTTAAATTTTCCTTCTTTACCTGTTACAGATTTATTTAATCGGGGAGGAGAAGATACAGAGGATGGTGTTATGCATGATATTGAACCTTCAACACTACCAGAATTGAGATTTAGAGACGATAAAATGCACAGTTTTCAAATTAATAACAACATAGGTTTAATTGTCGATTCCAATGGTTCACCATCTAACTATGTTTCTCATCACATCTCTGAAATTGAAATAGTTCATCACGATGATCATGAACCTATAATACGGTCAAATAGTCAGTGTTACAAAAAAGAAGTAGTGAACAGATTGAGAATATCTGATGCTCCAGAAACACCCATGTCAAAGGTAACATCTCAAGAAGGGGCTACTGGAGAAGACAGAGTAACTGAATGGCTTTGGACATTGCATCGGATAG CTGTTGATGTGGTACGAACAGATAGTCATCTTGAATTCTACGAGGATAAGAAGAATTTAGCTAGGATGTCTGATATCCTTGCTGTCTATGCGTGGATTGATCCTGCCACTGGTTACTGTCAAG GTATGAGCGATTTGCTATCTCCTTTTGTCCTTCTCTTTGAGGATGATGCTGATGCATTTTGGTGCTTTGAGATGCTTCTTAGGAGGACG CGTGAAAATTTTCAGATGGAAGGACCAACTGGAGTGATGAAGCAGTTGCAAGCATTGTGGCATATCTTGGAATTCACAGATAAGGAAATGTTTACACATTTGTCACGTATAGGTGCTGAAAGCCTGCATTTTGCATTTCGAATGCTAATGGTTCTTTTCCGACGGGAGTTATCTTTTGATGAGGCTCTTCAGATGTGGGAG ATGATGTGGGCTGCTGATTTTGATGAAACCTTGGCCTGTGATTTAATGGAGAACTGCCTGGAGGCACTGGTACTACCTCTTCCGAGAAATTCTGTACTGGAAATGGAAAAAGAAAGCATGGAAAATAGTAATGGTAGCTCAAATGACAGCTCACAAATAAAGGATGGAAACATTGAGCACCCTGTGTCTGAGAATGCTGCAATAAAGTCAGGCTCAGCTTATCCTTTATGTGGTTTGACAAGGGGGTTTTGGTCAAGAAGTGAACCCATGCAGATAAGTGCTGCAGTCTCATCAACTAAGAACGGGGATGATGAATTACCTGTCTTCTGTGTGGCAGCAATTCTTATTATGAACCGTCAGAAAATCATTCGAGAAACTCGCTCAATTGACGATATGATTAAG ATTTTCAATGATAAATTGCTGAAGATTCATGTCAGAAGATGCACCCGCTTGGCTGTCAAGCTTCGAAAGAAGTATTTTTACAAG CTGATTAGAAACAGGAGTCCTTCATCTCAGAATGGTGACTAG
- the LOC126665019 gene encoding uncharacterized protein LOC126665019 isoform X3, with protein MSCGGGGGGGGGRGEEKQWNCRKPGSVNLQRVGSIVRDIGDPCLAQSTIKGVDPAIRPEVWEFLLGCYALGSTAEYRRQLRTSRRERYKDLIQQCQMMHSSVGTGALAYAVGSKVMDMRTSSKDDRKLEAKVEHRRASADTTEKLERYSDWNNSCTETSHACDRESSSDSGELVSMRGSVESAAYDYSCFLPTSIPYSGSPEGGGESLGSRYVAGSYLNFPSLPVTDLFNRGGEDTEDGVMHDIEPSTLPELRFRDDKMHSFQINNNIGLIVDSNGSPSNYVSHHISEIEIVHHDDHEPIIRSNSQCYKKEVVNRLRISDAPETPMSKVTSQEGATGEDRVTEWLWTLHRIAVDVVRTDSHLEFYEDKKNLARMSDILAVYAWIDPATGYCQGMSDLLSPFVLLFEDDADAFWCFEMLLRRTRENFQMEGPTGVMKQLQALWHILEFTDKEMFTHLSRIGAESLHFAFRMLMVLFRRELSFDEALQMWEMMWAADFDETLACDLMENCLEALVLPLPRNSVLEMEKESMENSNGSSNDSSQIKDGNIEHPVSENAAIKSGSAYPLCGLTRGFWSRSEPMQISAAVSSTKNGDDELPVFCVAAILIMNRQKIIRETRSIDDMIKIFNDKLLKIHVRRCTRLAVKLRKKYFYKLIRNRSPSSQNGD; from the exons ATGTCTTGtggtggaggaggaggaggaggaggaggaagagGAGAGGAGAAGCAATGGAATTGTAGAAAACCGGGATCAGTCAATTTGCAACGAGTTGGTTCAATTGTTCGCGATATTGGAGACCCTTGTTTAGCTCAATCCACTATAAAG GGTGTGGATCCAGCTATTAGGCCAGAAGTTTGGGAATTTCTACTTGGTTGTTATGCTCTGGGAAGCACTGCTGAGTATCGGAGGCAGCTGAGGACATCCCGGAG AGAGCGCTACAAGGATCTGATACAACAGTGCCAAATGATGCATTCAAGTGTAGGAACTGGTGCCCTTGCATATGCTGTGGGATCCAAAGTTATGGATATGAGAACATCATCCAAGGATGACAGAAAATTGGAAGCTAAAGTCGAACATAGACGTGCTTCTGCTGATACTACTGAGAAATTAGAGAGATATAGTGATTGGAATAATAGCTGTACAGAAACATCACATGCATGTGATAGAGAGAGTTCCAGTGATTCTGGTGAGCTTGTCAGTATGAGGGGAAGTGTGGAAAGTGCAGCATATGATTATTCTTGTTTTTTACCTACTTCTATCCCATATAGTGGTTCCCCTGAAGGAGGGGGTGAATCTCTTGGATCGCGATATGTAGCAGGGAGTTATTTAAATTTTCCTTCTTTACCTGTTACAGATTTATTTAATCGGGGAGGAGAAGATACAGAGGATGGTGTTATGCATGATATTGAACCTTCAACACTACCAGAATTGAGATTTAGAGACGATAAAATGCACAGTTTTCAAATTAATAACAACATAGGTTTAATTGTCGATTCCAATGGTTCACCATCTAACTATGTTTCTCATCACATCTCTGAAATTGAAATAGTTCATCACGATGATCATGAACCTATAATACGGTCAAATAGTCAGTGTTACAAAAAAGAAGTAGTGAACAGATTGAGAATATCTGATGCTCCAGAAACACCCATGTCAAAGGTAACATCTCAAGAAGGGGCTACTGGAGAAGACAGAGTAACTGAATGGCTTTGGACATTGCATCGGATAG CTGTTGATGTGGTACGAACAGATAGTCATCTTGAATTCTACGAGGATAAGAAGAATTTAGCTAGGATGTCTGATATCCTTGCTGTCTATGCGTGGATTGATCCTGCCACTGGTTACTGTCAAG GTATGAGCGATTTGCTATCTCCTTTTGTCCTTCTCTTTGAGGATGATGCTGATGCATTTTGGTGCTTTGAGATGCTTCTTAGGAGGACG CGTGAAAATTTTCAGATGGAAGGACCAACTGGAGTGATGAAGCAGTTGCAAGCATTGTGGCATATCTTGGAATTCACAGATAAGGAAATGTTTACACATTTGTCACGTATAGGTGCTGAAAGCCTGCATTTTGCATTTCGAATGCTAATGGTTCTTTTCCGACGGGAGTTATCTTTTGATGAGGCTCTTCAGATGTGGGAG ATGATGTGGGCTGCTGATTTTGATGAAACCTTGGCCTGTGATTTAATGGAGAACTGCCTGGAGGCACTGGTACTACCTCTTCCGAGAAATTCTGTACTGGAAATGGAAAAAGAAAGCATGGAAAATAGTAATGGTAGCTCAAATGACAGCTCACAAATAAAGGATGGAAACATTGAGCACCCTGTGTCTGAGAATGCTGCAATAAAGTCAGGCTCAGCTTATCCTTTATGTGGTTTGACAAGGGGGTTTTGGTCAAGAAGTGAACCCATGCAGATAAGTGCTGCAGTCTCATCAACTAAGAACGGGGATGATGAATTACCTGTCTTCTGTGTGGCAGCAATTCTTATTATGAACCGTCAGAAAATCATTCGAGAAACTCGCTCAATTGACGATATGATTAAG ATTTTCAATGATAAATTGCTGAAGATTCATGTCAGAAGATGCACCCGCTTGGCTGTCAAGCTTCGAAAGAAGTATTTTTACAAG CTGATTAGAAACAGGAGTCCTTCATCTCAGAATGGTGACTAG
- the LOC126665019 gene encoding uncharacterized protein LOC126665019 isoform X4 → MLKPDKWQTTFDSDGKVSGFHKALKLIVLGGVDPAIRPEVWEFLLGCYALGSTAEYRRQLRTSRRERYKDLIQQCQMMHSSVGTGALAYAVGSKVMDMRTSSKDDRKLEAKVEHRRASADTTEKLERYSDWNNSCTETSHACDRESSSDSGELVSMRGSVESAAYDYSCFLPTSIPYSGSPEGGGESLGSRYVAGSYLNFPSLPVTDLFNRGGEDTEDGVMHDIEPSTLPELRFRDDKMHSFQINNNIGLIVDSNGSPSNYVSHHISEIEIVHHDDHEPIIRSNSQCYKKEVVNRLRISDAPETPMSKVTSQEGATGEDRVTEWLWTLHRIAVDVVRTDSHLEFYEDKKNLARMSDILAVYAWIDPATGYCQGMSDLLSPFVLLFEDDADAFWCFEMLLRRTRENFQMEGPTGVMKQLQALWHILEFTDKEMFTHLSRIGAESLHFAFRMLMVLFRRELSFDEALQMWEMMWAADFDETLACDLMENCLEALVLPLPRNSVLEMEKESMENSNGSSNDSSQIKDGNIEHPVSENAAIKSGSAYPLCGLTRGFWSRSEPMQISAAVSSTKNGDDELPVFCVAAILIMNRQKIIRETRSIDDMIKIFNDKLLKIHVRRCTRLAVKLRKKYFYKLIRNRSPSSQNGD, encoded by the exons ATGCTTAAACCAGACAAGTGGCAAACAACTTTTGATAGTGATGGGAAAGTTTCTGGTTTTCATAAAGCACTCAAGTTGATTGTTTTAGGG GGTGTGGATCCAGCTATTAGGCCAGAAGTTTGGGAATTTCTACTTGGTTGTTATGCTCTGGGAAGCACTGCTGAGTATCGGAGGCAGCTGAGGACATCCCGGAG AGAGCGCTACAAGGATCTGATACAACAGTGCCAAATGATGCATTCAAGTGTAGGAACTGGTGCCCTTGCATATGCTGTGGGATCCAAAGTTATGGATATGAGAACATCATCCAAGGATGACAGAAAATTGGAAGCTAAAGTCGAACATAGACGTGCTTCTGCTGATACTACTGAGAAATTAGAGAGATATAGTGATTGGAATAATAGCTGTACAGAAACATCACATGCATGTGATAGAGAGAGTTCCAGTGATTCTGGTGAGCTTGTCAGTATGAGGGGAAGTGTGGAAAGTGCAGCATATGATTATTCTTGTTTTTTACCTACTTCTATCCCATATAGTGGTTCCCCTGAAGGAGGGGGTGAATCTCTTGGATCGCGATATGTAGCAGGGAGTTATTTAAATTTTCCTTCTTTACCTGTTACAGATTTATTTAATCGGGGAGGAGAAGATACAGAGGATGGTGTTATGCATGATATTGAACCTTCAACACTACCAGAATTGAGATTTAGAGACGATAAAATGCACAGTTTTCAAATTAATAACAACATAGGTTTAATTGTCGATTCCAATGGTTCACCATCTAACTATGTTTCTCATCACATCTCTGAAATTGAAATAGTTCATCACGATGATCATGAACCTATAATACGGTCAAATAGTCAGTGTTACAAAAAAGAAGTAGTGAACAGATTGAGAATATCTGATGCTCCAGAAACACCCATGTCAAAGGTAACATCTCAAGAAGGGGCTACTGGAGAAGACAGAGTAACTGAATGGCTTTGGACATTGCATCGGATAG CTGTTGATGTGGTACGAACAGATAGTCATCTTGAATTCTACGAGGATAAGAAGAATTTAGCTAGGATGTCTGATATCCTTGCTGTCTATGCGTGGATTGATCCTGCCACTGGTTACTGTCAAG GTATGAGCGATTTGCTATCTCCTTTTGTCCTTCTCTTTGAGGATGATGCTGATGCATTTTGGTGCTTTGAGATGCTTCTTAGGAGGACG CGTGAAAATTTTCAGATGGAAGGACCAACTGGAGTGATGAAGCAGTTGCAAGCATTGTGGCATATCTTGGAATTCACAGATAAGGAAATGTTTACACATTTGTCACGTATAGGTGCTGAAAGCCTGCATTTTGCATTTCGAATGCTAATGGTTCTTTTCCGACGGGAGTTATCTTTTGATGAGGCTCTTCAGATGTGGGAG ATGATGTGGGCTGCTGATTTTGATGAAACCTTGGCCTGTGATTTAATGGAGAACTGCCTGGAGGCACTGGTACTACCTCTTCCGAGAAATTCTGTACTGGAAATGGAAAAAGAAAGCATGGAAAATAGTAATGGTAGCTCAAATGACAGCTCACAAATAAAGGATGGAAACATTGAGCACCCTGTGTCTGAGAATGCTGCAATAAAGTCAGGCTCAGCTTATCCTTTATGTGGTTTGACAAGGGGGTTTTGGTCAAGAAGTGAACCCATGCAGATAAGTGCTGCAGTCTCATCAACTAAGAACGGGGATGATGAATTACCTGTCTTCTGTGTGGCAGCAATTCTTATTATGAACCGTCAGAAAATCATTCGAGAAACTCGCTCAATTGACGATATGATTAAG ATTTTCAATGATAAATTGCTGAAGATTCATGTCAGAAGATGCACCCGCTTGGCTGTCAAGCTTCGAAAGAAGTATTTTTACAAG CTGATTAGAAACAGGAGTCCTTCATCTCAGAATGGTGACTAG